In Pontiella desulfatans, one DNA window encodes the following:
- a CDS encoding sulfatase produces MSNLSKMVALPLLCLSVVHGQAAKPKNVVFIAIDDLNTDLGCYGHELVKTPNMDRLAKMGVQFNNAYCQQPLCGPSRVSIMSGLRPNTTDCFALGDNIRRKRPETVTLGQFFQNKGYYVGRVGKIYHYGNPSQIGTNGNDDELSWQERFNPQGIDSLQEDEIIRYPGGKKGNPDKKENLGISMAWWDPVSQDEEHTDGMVASRAIEMIERNKDKPFFVAAGFFNPHCPYVAPKKYFDLYPFESITMPDVEQSRKDLEDVPPMAIQRDSGKKWPFWIGDKITVDEARKCKQAYFACISFVDAQIGRIMDALEKNNLMDDTLIVVWSDHGYFLGEKGLWYKRKNFERSLRVPLIIAGGGVKAQAQACNRPVELLDMYPTIVEHTGFEVPSVLEGESLVPLMNDPSAKWDKPAISQVIHTRGTAFGFSLRNQRWRYTEWKKGEAGRELYDHVNDPDEVNNLAENPEYAALVKKLSAQLEPYVDTMNMAPKPPKKTGKSKG; encoded by the coding sequence ATGTCGAATTTATCTAAAATGGTCGCGCTGCCGTTACTGTGTTTATCTGTAGTTCATGGTCAGGCAGCAAAGCCCAAAAACGTGGTATTCATTGCCATTGACGATCTGAACACCGATCTCGGGTGTTACGGGCATGAACTGGTCAAGACGCCAAATATGGACCGTCTGGCGAAGATGGGGGTGCAGTTTAATAATGCATATTGCCAGCAGCCGTTATGCGGACCGAGCCGGGTGAGTATCATGTCAGGGCTACGTCCGAATACGACCGACTGCTTCGCTCTGGGAGACAATATCCGCAGGAAACGCCCCGAGACCGTAACCCTCGGTCAGTTCTTTCAAAATAAGGGATACTATGTCGGGCGCGTCGGAAAAATTTATCATTACGGCAATCCCAGCCAGATCGGCACAAACGGGAACGACGATGAGTTGAGCTGGCAGGAGCGCTTTAATCCGCAGGGTATCGACAGCCTGCAGGAGGATGAAATCATCCGCTATCCGGGAGGAAAAAAAGGGAACCCCGACAAAAAGGAAAACCTTGGAATCTCGATGGCCTGGTGGGATCCGGTGAGCCAAGATGAGGAACACACCGACGGAATGGTTGCCTCGCGAGCAATTGAAATGATTGAACGCAATAAGGACAAACCGTTCTTTGTGGCGGCTGGGTTTTTTAATCCCCATTGCCCCTATGTGGCTCCGAAAAAATATTTTGATCTCTATCCGTTTGAATCCATAACCATGCCCGACGTTGAGCAGTCCAGGAAAGATCTGGAAGATGTTCCGCCCATGGCGATTCAGCGCGATTCCGGCAAGAAATGGCCATTCTGGATAGGGGATAAAATCACGGTGGATGAGGCCCGCAAATGTAAGCAGGCCTATTTTGCCTGCATCTCGTTTGTGGATGCCCAGATCGGACGCATCATGGATGCGCTTGAGAAAAACAACCTTATGGACGACACCCTGATTGTGGTGTGGTCCGACCATGGATACTTCCTGGGAGAGAAAGGTCTGTGGTATAAGCGCAAAAATTTTGAGCGTTCACTGCGCGTGCCGCTGATCATTGCCGGTGGAGGTGTTAAAGCACAGGCCCAGGCGTGCAACCGTCCCGTTGAGCTGCTGGATATGTATCCGACGATTGTTGAGCATACCGGCTTTGAAGTTCCATCGGTTTTGGAAGGTGAGAGCCTGGTGCCGCTGATGAATGATCCCTCGGCCAAATGGGATAAACCGGCGATCTCACAGGTTATCCACACCAGAGGCACAGCGTTTGGATTTTCGCTGCGCAATCAGCGCTGGCGTTATACCGAGTGGAAGAAGGGTGAAGCGGGACGCGAGTTGTATGACCATGTCAATGACCCGGATGAAGTAAACAACCTAGCTGAGAATCCTGAGTATGCCGCGTTGGTCAAGAAGCTCAGCGCGCAACTGGAACCGTATGTAGACACGATGAATATGGCTCCGAAACCGCCGAAGAAAACCGGAAAAAGTAAAGGCTGA
- a CDS encoding glycoside hydrolase family 32 protein: MKIYLSALIIALGALVCNAQTPKTDKALVAATTKAGVSVSKRSGGQPKFTGSYIPETPIWPDSPDKKWLTYHLAHPGPGNARPGDPNSAFFWKGRYHLHYIYKNRTGFVFAHVSSDDMVRWEWHKTVLAPPTTGHGMFSGTGFITKDGRAAMVYHGEGSGRNWIAYALDDEMDQWSQPEVMLPNDKDGKPLTSMPYFDPDVWINNGTYYGLNGRSSRQSAVIMKSDNLKDWTYIGELLHPDFDEEKLGVKKGEDISCANMFKLGNKWVLTCISHRLGCRYFIGDFKDEQYLPEFHAMMSWQGSNFYAPESMLSKDGRRVMWAWIMHGANPTGVQSLPRELDLPEDGVLRIKPLSELQSLRYDEKVEKNLTVVARKEARLEALTGDAVELEITFAAPLPKEFGLKLLGDNKGENSMSIVAGAGMKKLMVGNLDPEFALKKDENLTLRIFIDKNLVEVFANDRQAAVYPHKHFRDNPNISLFTKDSDLVVKEMKTWKMKSIYKPAE, translated from the coding sequence ATGAAAATATATCTATCTGCACTAATCATTGCTCTGGGCGCCCTGGTCTGTAATGCACAGACGCCCAAAACAGACAAGGCACTCGTTGCCGCGACAACAAAGGCGGGAGTCTCTGTATCGAAGCGTTCGGGCGGCCAGCCGAAGTTCACCGGTTCCTACATCCCCGAGACACCCATCTGGCCCGATTCCCCGGACAAGAAATGGCTTACGTATCATCTCGCACACCCCGGACCGGGAAACGCGAGACCCGGCGACCCCAACTCCGCGTTCTTCTGGAAGGGCCGCTACCACCTGCACTACATCTACAAGAACCGCACCGGATTTGTATTCGCACACGTTTCCAGTGACGACATGGTGCGGTGGGAATGGCATAAGACCGTCCTCGCACCGCCCACGACGGGCCACGGCATGTTCAGCGGCACGGGTTTCATTACCAAGGACGGCAGGGCGGCGATGGTTTATCACGGCGAGGGGTCGGGGCGGAACTGGATCGCCTATGCCTTGGACGACGAGATGGACCAGTGGAGCCAGCCGGAAGTCATGCTGCCGAATGACAAGGATGGTAAACCACTAACATCAATGCCTTACTTTGATCCTGATGTCTGGATCAATAACGGTACGTATTATGGACTGAACGGGAGGAGCAGCCGTCAGTCTGCTGTGATAATGAAGTCGGACAATCTGAAGGACTGGACATACATAGGTGAGTTGCTGCATCCGGATTTCGATGAGGAGAAACTCGGGGTCAAAAAGGGTGAAGACATCTCCTGCGCAAACATGTTTAAACTCGGGAATAAGTGGGTCCTGACGTGTATCAGCCACCGTCTGGGATGTCGCTATTTTATCGGAGATTTCAAGGACGAACAGTATCTGCCCGAGTTCCATGCGATGATGAGCTGGCAGGGAAGTAATTTCTACGCCCCGGAGTCCATGCTGTCGAAAGACGGGCGTCGCGTGATGTGGGCATGGATTATGCATGGCGCCAACCCCACCGGTGTCCAGTCGCTTCCCCGCGAACTGGATCTGCCGGAGGACGGTGTGCTTCGGATCAAGCCCCTAAGTGAACTGCAGTCCCTGCGCTATGACGAGAAGGTGGAGAAGAATCTGACGGTTGTGGCTCGCAAGGAAGCCAGACTCGAAGCGCTGACGGGTGATGCGGTCGAATTGGAGATTACATTCGCAGCGCCTCTTCCGAAGGAATTCGGCCTGAAACTACTCGGTGACAATAAGGGCGAAAACTCAATGAGCATCGTCGCCGGCGCGGGGATGAAAAAGCTGATGGTTGGCAATCTCGACCCTGAGTTCGCATTGAAGAAGGATGAAAACCTGACTCTGCGGATATTCATCGACAAGAACCTGGTCGAGGTCTTCGCCAACGACCGACAGGCTGCGGTCTATCCCCACAAGCATTTTCGCGATAATCCGAACATCAGCCTGTTTACAAAGGACAGCGACCTGGTCGTAAAGGAAATGAAGACCTGGAAGATGAAATCGATCTATAAGCCTGCGGAATAA
- a CDS encoding glycoside hydrolase family 3 N-terminal domain-containing protein — translation MKLTYTLIALLLFGATRVGFAAGGDGVIENGQFSASSMQVEKRVHEGVTLKTSYLPDLAFDGDESTRWSSEFKDDQWIAVDLEKSIELQTVEIIWEKAYANSYDVLVSEDKTSWTSAHTEADKSSHEKDSITFRQNVAGRYLKIHCKKRAGNFGFSIKEIYINGQTTAVLTLPVIPEDAPYRDKNLDPALRARDLISRMTFAEKMLMTGGTDHMYLNRLNRFDIPRIRMTDASAGIRIKNGTPNPIDTTAFPAPITLAASWDPSMAYAYAEAIGEECRGFGYSILLGPGVNIYRVSQNGRNFEYYGEDPYLSSRTVAGYVKGLQEQGVLATVKHFIADHNEFIRHEYNAVIDDRTMHEIYLPAFKAAIQEGDAKAIMTAYNYVNGQDAGEQHSTINELLRDEVGFEGIVMTDWGGYKDVEMLLTSGQNLMMPSNRHFVRFWNEYVHQNPDEKAAVEKELDRMVFRIFSTLFEMGVYDRDQKNAAFAKKFESHKDVARKVGEAGITLLKNDNDLLPLNPEKYSKVLLAGDDRRYAGGGSATVKGYDVVTYEMGMKKLFGAENVTYVEQPTVDQIKGADLVICRALNHGWEGSDSPFELKDQTASLCVENNPNTIILAAGGKGMAMPWLDKAQAVLFTYYLGQEAGNAIGNVLTGKVNPSGKLPFTIEKKFEDSFAYGYNYLDATGQYHLTSKVDQIEKLLKPGKELSLPHDIVYEEGIFVGYRWYDKENIAPQFPFGFGLSYTTFAYRDLKVKTVETRNDEIARVTFTLTNTGKRAGAEVAQLYVQDEKCSVERPKKELKGYKKVFLQPGESQEVTLALTRSDLAFWDVKSKSWKTEKGTFRVLVGTSSRGIKLDGSFALK, via the coding sequence ATGAAATTAACATATACCCTAATTGCGCTTTTATTGTTTGGGGCAACTCGAGTTGGTTTTGCCGCCGGCGGAGATGGCGTAATAGAAAATGGTCAATTCAGCGCCTCTTCAATGCAGGTTGAAAAGCGGGTGCATGAAGGCGTTACGCTCAAAACCAGCTATCTTCCCGACCTTGCATTTGACGGAGATGAGTCAACGCGCTGGTCATCCGAGTTCAAGGACGATCAATGGATTGCTGTAGACTTGGAAAAAAGCATTGAATTGCAAACCGTAGAGATCATCTGGGAAAAGGCCTACGCCAACTCATACGATGTGCTGGTTTCGGAGGATAAGACATCCTGGACGTCGGCCCATACTGAAGCCGATAAGTCATCCCACGAAAAGGACAGCATCACCTTCAGGCAGAATGTCGCCGGTCGCTATCTGAAAATTCATTGTAAAAAAAGAGCCGGCAATTTTGGGTTCTCCATCAAGGAGATCTATATTAACGGGCAGACTACAGCGGTTTTAACGCTGCCGGTGATTCCTGAGGATGCGCCTTACAGAGATAAAAACCTTGATCCGGCGCTGCGGGCAAGGGATTTGATCAGCCGCATGACATTTGCAGAAAAGATGCTGATGACGGGTGGGACGGATCACATGTATCTGAATAGACTTAACCGATTCGATATTCCTCGCATCCGAATGACCGATGCTTCTGCAGGCATCCGCATTAAAAACGGAACACCGAATCCGATTGATACAACGGCCTTTCCGGCCCCGATCACCCTGGCCGCCAGCTGGGATCCATCGATGGCCTATGCATACGCCGAGGCGATTGGTGAAGAGTGTCGGGGATTTGGGTACAGCATTCTCCTAGGGCCGGGCGTGAATATTTACCGCGTCTCTCAAAATGGTAGAAACTTTGAATATTATGGCGAAGATCCATACCTCTCTTCACGCACCGTGGCCGGTTATGTGAAAGGGCTCCAGGAGCAGGGGGTTCTGGCGACCGTTAAGCACTTCATTGCGGATCATAATGAGTTTATCCGCCATGAATACAATGCGGTTATCGATGACCGTACGATGCACGAGATCTACCTTCCCGCCTTTAAGGCCGCTATCCAGGAAGGTGATGCCAAGGCCATCATGACCGCGTACAATTATGTGAACGGGCAGGACGCCGGAGAACAACACAGCACCATCAATGAGTTGCTAAGGGATGAAGTGGGCTTCGAAGGAATCGTGATGACCGATTGGGGCGGCTACAAGGATGTGGAAATGCTTCTGACATCCGGGCAGAACCTGATGATGCCGAGCAATCGACATTTTGTCCGGTTCTGGAATGAATATGTCCATCAGAATCCTGATGAGAAGGCGGCGGTTGAAAAAGAACTGGATCGGATGGTGTTTCGGATCTTCTCAACCCTTTTTGAAATGGGCGTATATGACCGCGATCAAAAGAATGCAGCGTTTGCAAAAAAGTTCGAATCCCATAAGGACGTTGCACGCAAGGTGGGTGAAGCCGGGATTACCCTCCTGAAAAACGATAATGACCTCCTGCCGCTGAATCCTGAAAAGTACAGCAAGGTTCTGCTTGCCGGGGATGATCGCCGCTATGCCGGCGGAGGTTCTGCCACCGTCAAAGGCTACGATGTCGTTACCTACGAGATGGGCATGAAGAAGCTGTTTGGTGCGGAGAATGTCACCTACGTGGAACAGCCTACGGTTGATCAGATTAAAGGGGCTGATCTGGTTATCTGCCGTGCACTTAATCACGGATGGGAAGGGAGTGACAGCCCGTTTGAACTTAAAGACCAGACGGCTTCGTTGTGTGTGGAAAACAATCCCAATACCATCATCCTCGCCGCGGGTGGCAAAGGAATGGCTATGCCGTGGCTGGATAAAGCCCAGGCGGTTCTGTTTACCTATTATCTGGGGCAGGAGGCCGGCAATGCCATCGGTAATGTTCTCACCGGGAAAGTAAATCCTTCCGGGAAGCTGCCGTTCACGATTGAGAAGAAGTTCGAAGACTCGTTTGCCTACGGTTACAACTATCTGGATGCGACGGGCCAGTATCACCTGACATCCAAAGTCGACCAGATCGAGAAACTGCTGAAACCGGGAAAAGAGCTGAGCCTGCCGCACGACATTGTGTATGAAGAGGGGATCTTCGTCGGTTACCGCTGGTACGACAAAGAGAACATTGCACCTCAATTCCCCTTCGGATTCGGACTCAGCTATACAACCTTTGCCTATCGTGATCTGAAGGTTAAAACGGTGGAAACCCGGAACGATGAGATTGCACGCGTTACATTCACGCTGACCAATACGGGCAAGCGGGCTGGAGCAGAAGTGGCCCAGCTCTATGTGCAGGATGAGAAGTGCAGCGTGGAACGTCCGAAAAAGGAGCTGAAAGGCTATAAAAAGGTCTTTCTGCAGCCGGGTGAAAGCCAGGAGGTTACGCTTGCCTTGACACGGAGTGACCTTGCTTTCTGGGACGTGAAAAGCAAATCATGGAAAACCGAAAAAGGTACATTCCGGGTTTTAGTCGGCACATCATCGCGCGGGATAAAGCTGGATGGTTCGTTTGCGCTGAAATAA
- a CDS encoding sulfatase-like hydrolase/transferase gives MRKSVFVCSALLMAGTAFAQGDKPNIVLIMCDDMGYSDLGCYGSEIQTPHIDALAEDGVRFSNFKNTGRCCPSRASLLTGRHQHAVGLGWMTAVDEHRPGYRGQIADTIPTLAEIMKENGYSTYMAGKWHVTVDGAWKPKDSTPNGSYPTERGFDEFYGGLTGGGNYYKPKSIHRNEEKITTFPEGYYYTDAITDHAVAFIQNHDATKPFFMYVAHYAPHRPLQAPEERIDACRERYKVGYDLLRQERYRRLKEIGLIKSAVELPIHTGEFKKQARPSWDALDAKLKEEWIEEMATYAAMIEIMDDWIGEVVEEVKKRGEFDNTLFVFLSDNGATSEGGFISQLAADLSNTPYRSYKAKTFMGGISSPLIIHYPKKIKKGAGGVRADSTHITDILPTCLDLAGIEYPKTFNGAEIAPPDGISVVPALKNEALPERDFFFEHQTACSAISGDWKLVRLSTGWSWELIHLKEDPFEQNDVAKAYPEKVAELEEKWNAWGEKNNVLPLNPKGLSWDNRVKKYTEQYPVQDGREGNNK, from the coding sequence ATGCGAAAAAGCGTATTCGTATGCAGCGCATTGTTGATGGCTGGGACTGCTTTTGCCCAAGGCGACAAGCCAAACATCGTGTTAATCATGTGCGATGATATGGGCTATTCAGACCTAGGGTGTTACGGCAGCGAGATACAGACCCCCCATATAGATGCTCTGGCAGAAGATGGGGTCAGGTTCAGCAATTTTAAAAATACGGGACGTTGCTGCCCAAGTCGTGCTTCGTTGTTAACAGGGCGTCATCAGCATGCTGTTGGATTGGGATGGATGACTGCGGTTGACGAACATCGTCCGGGGTATCGCGGACAGATTGCCGATACGATCCCTACCCTTGCCGAAATAATGAAGGAGAACGGCTATTCAACGTATATGGCAGGGAAATGGCATGTAACCGTGGATGGCGCATGGAAGCCCAAAGATAGTACACCCAATGGAAGCTATCCGACGGAAAGAGGTTTTGATGAGTTTTATGGAGGGCTTACTGGAGGCGGGAATTATTATAAGCCGAAATCGATTCATCGTAATGAAGAGAAGATTACGACGTTTCCCGAGGGGTACTACTATACCGATGCAATTACTGATCATGCGGTAGCGTTTATCCAGAATCATGATGCCACGAAGCCGTTTTTTATGTATGTAGCGCATTATGCACCCCATCGTCCACTGCAGGCTCCTGAAGAGCGGATTGATGCATGCAGGGAACGATATAAAGTGGGATACGATCTGCTGCGGCAGGAACGTTATAGACGCTTGAAAGAGATCGGACTGATAAAATCAGCGGTCGAGCTTCCGATTCATACGGGTGAATTTAAGAAGCAGGCAAGGCCGTCGTGGGATGCTCTTGATGCAAAGCTGAAGGAAGAATGGATCGAAGAGATGGCAACCTATGCCGCAATGATCGAGATCATGGATGACTGGATCGGGGAAGTGGTAGAAGAAGTAAAGAAGAGAGGCGAGTTTGATAATACGTTATTTGTTTTTTTGAGCGATAATGGTGCAACCAGCGAAGGAGGTTTTATTTCGCAACTTGCAGCGGACCTGAGTAATACCCCTTACCGTTCATATAAAGCCAAAACCTTTATGGGGGGGATCAGTTCTCCTCTTATTATCCATTATCCGAAAAAAATAAAGAAGGGTGCAGGAGGAGTGAGAGCGGATTCTACGCATATCACTGATATTCTACCCACCTGCCTGGATTTGGCCGGAATAGAATATCCTAAAACATTTAACGGGGCTGAGATCGCTCCGCCGGACGGGATCAGTGTGGTTCCGGCTTTAAAAAATGAAGCCCTGCCCGAACGCGATTTTTTCTTTGAACACCAAACGGCCTGCTCGGCTATTTCCGGCGATTGGAAACTGGTCCGTCTAAGCACTGGATGGTCTTGGGAATTGATTCATCTGAAAGAGGATCCGTTTGAACAGAACGATGTCGCAAAGGCGTATCCTGAAAAAGTCGCGGAGTTGGAGGAAAAGTGGAATGCTTGGGGAGAAAAGAACAATGTGCTTCCTTTGAATCCAAAAGGTCTTTCCTGGGATAATCGCGTAAAAAAGTATACCGAGCAATATCCTGTTCAGGATGGTCGGGAAGGGAATAACAAATGA
- a CDS encoding glycoside hydrolase family 2 protein, with the protein MTIKQCALLMFLTVGMASARETMDCNFGWKFHGGDGDAAAFSAVSFDDRLWRAVDLPHDYQIEQPWAEPAEEQKRMEKKKQPFVSRGFKELGIGWYRKELKVDPAWKGKRVLLDIGGIMYVGDVWFNGIKVGTNEYGYLGTEHDLTGHINWDGKNVVTVRADNTLNSRWYTGGGLYRKVHLVVKEPVSIARHGVFVSTPVITDKQASVKVQVELDNLTGKKPQAAVAVRILSPDGKAVANGNARIQLNGKSTTSTLELTVTQPQRWSTEEPNLYTAEVTVTAADNVLDNVSENFGFRTIEWDPEQGMVLNGKRVKFHWVNVHHTFGALGAANYEAAIVKRFNVLKEMGVNGIRLAHNPYASSFYELADQHGILLVDELFDQWEGQNNYRVDFFDAIVPWSTKEWIKRSRNHPSVILYSLGNEIWTHQIANLGKHKQWRVPVYNILKEECVKYDDTRKFTVGLYPAREEGMTRSDERYKDSKPAEIAFVSDVMSQNYLYSWFATDHITYPDWLFFQSEATTVGMGKNYFGMPEEAVGLAYWGAIMYVGESFGWPQKGWVNSVIDLSLEKRPQFHYIRSYYRDEPMVHIGIYEKEAKLVLWNDVELGMAQMDESWNRPLNSHVKMDVWTNAEEVELLLNGRSLGTQKNPLDNPDQRNKTTWQVDYEPGVLKAVARTQGKVVAEHVIETVGKPVALKLEADNPSWKGDGFDLQHIRVSAVDDKGRLVFDSTDLVQFSVEGPARLVAVDNGDMLSDELHVANERSLHRGTALAILRAGRQSGSVTFAAEAEGFEPIALTFEVK; encoded by the coding sequence ATGACAATAAAACAATGCGCATTACTGATGTTTTTAACGGTGGGGATGGCATCGGCGCGCGAAACGATGGATTGCAATTTCGGGTGGAAGTTTCATGGGGGCGATGGGGATGCCGCTGCATTTTCTGCGGTATCGTTTGATGATCGTTTATGGAGGGCAGTGGATCTGCCGCATGATTACCAGATTGAGCAGCCGTGGGCAGAACCAGCCGAAGAGCAAAAGCGGATGGAAAAAAAGAAGCAGCCGTTCGTTTCCCGGGGGTTTAAGGAGCTGGGCATCGGATGGTATCGGAAGGAGCTGAAGGTCGACCCGGCCTGGAAAGGGAAGCGTGTGCTGCTGGATATTGGCGGCATTATGTATGTGGGTGATGTCTGGTTTAACGGGATTAAGGTGGGAACGAATGAATACGGTTATCTGGGAACGGAGCACGATCTGACGGGGCACATCAATTGGGATGGCAAAAATGTTGTTACCGTACGTGCGGATAACACGTTAAATTCCCGTTGGTATACGGGGGGTGGGTTATACCGTAAAGTGCACCTGGTTGTAAAAGAGCCAGTGTCCATTGCCCGCCATGGGGTTTTTGTCTCAACACCGGTAATCACAGACAAACAAGCATCAGTTAAGGTACAGGTCGAGTTGGATAATCTGACGGGTAAGAAACCGCAGGCCGCTGTTGCTGTACGCATCCTTTCTCCGGACGGGAAGGCCGTCGCCAACGGGAATGCCCGTATTCAGCTGAACGGTAAAAGCACCACTTCAACCCTTGAGCTTACGGTCACTCAACCGCAACGTTGGTCTACGGAGGAACCGAACCTTTATACCGCCGAAGTAACCGTTACAGCCGCTGATAACGTATTGGATAACGTATCAGAAAACTTTGGGTTTCGCACGATAGAGTGGGACCCCGAACAGGGCATGGTGCTGAATGGCAAACGCGTTAAATTTCATTGGGTAAATGTGCACCACACGTTTGGCGCACTGGGAGCTGCTAATTATGAAGCGGCCATCGTAAAACGGTTTAACGTACTCAAAGAGATGGGCGTGAACGGTATCCGTCTGGCCCATAACCCGTATGCTTCTTCCTTTTATGAGCTGGCAGACCAACACGGGATATTGCTGGTGGATGAGCTGTTTGATCAGTGGGAGGGGCAGAATAACTATCGCGTTGATTTCTTCGATGCGATTGTTCCGTGGAGCACCAAGGAGTGGATCAAGCGCTCCCGCAACCATCCTTCAGTTATTCTTTACAGTTTGGGTAATGAGATCTGGACGCACCAGATCGCGAACCTTGGAAAACATAAGCAGTGGAGGGTGCCTGTCTACAACATTCTTAAAGAAGAGTGCGTTAAATACGACGATACACGAAAGTTTACGGTTGGCCTCTACCCTGCCCGAGAAGAGGGCATGACCCGAAGTGATGAGCGATATAAGGATAGTAAACCTGCCGAAATTGCATTTGTGTCGGATGTGATGAGTCAGAACTATCTGTATAGCTGGTTTGCCACTGACCATATAACGTATCCTGACTGGCTGTTTTTCCAGAGCGAAGCAACGACCGTCGGGATGGGGAAGAACTATTTCGGAATGCCGGAGGAAGCGGTCGGATTGGCGTACTGGGGGGCCATCATGTATGTGGGGGAGAGTTTCGGTTGGCCGCAAAAAGGCTGGGTGAATTCGGTGATCGACCTTTCTCTGGAAAAGCGCCCGCAGTTTCACTACATCCGCAGCTATTATAGGGATGAACCCATGGTGCATATCGGCATTTATGAGAAAGAGGCCAAACTGGTACTCTGGAACGATGTCGAGTTGGGCATGGCGCAGATGGATGAAAGTTGGAACCGCCCTTTGAATAGTCACGTTAAAATGGATGTCTGGACCAATGCCGAAGAGGTTGAGCTGTTGCTGAACGGTCGTTCTTTAGGAACCCAAAAGAATCCTTTAGATAACCCTGACCAACGAAATAAAACAACGTGGCAGGTGGATTATGAACCGGGTGTACTGAAAGCCGTTGCCCGAACCCAGGGGAAGGTCGTTGCTGAACATGTGATTGAGACGGTCGGAAAGCCGGTGGCATTAAAACTGGAAGCCGATAATCCGAGTTGGAAAGGGGATGGCTTTGATCTGCAGCACATCCGTGTCAGTGCGGTGGATGACAAAGGACGCCTTGTCTTTGACTCCACAGATCTCGTCCAGTTCAGCGTAGAAGGTCCGGCCCGCCTGGTCGCAGTGGATAACGGCGATATGCTCAGCGATGAACTGCACGTTGCCAACGAGCGCAGTCTACACAGGGGAACGGCTCTGGCCATTCTCAGGGCGGGACGCCAATCGGGCAGCGTAACTTTTGCAGCTGAAGCTGAAGGCTTTGAGCCGATTGCACTTACTTTCGAGGTAAAATAA